The nucleotide sequence ACGATAGCCAGGATAGCTGATGACAAAATCATCCATAATACGATCCAAAACAGCAGGAATGGCAATCCCAATACATACGGTTCAATTTTATTGACAAATGGCAGCAAGAAGCATATTCCGATGAAAGGCACAATGAGCAATAGTTTAATCATAATTCCACTCCTCCTATTGATAGTGCGCTGTCCATAGGAGCTTTTAGTCTATAGAAGTATTTCCTTCTTTCTCTGTTCGGAACATGGTTGTCGCTCCATTTTCCCCTTGATGGTCTTTGGCTGAT is from Bacillus sp. PK3_68 and encodes:
- a CDS encoding DUF3311 domain-containing protein; translation: MIKLLLIVPFIGICFLLPFVNKIEPYVLGLPFLLFWIVLWMILSSAILAIVYKYDPANQGGEE